A segment of the Gammaproteobacteria bacterium genome:
CATGCGTGAGGCGCTGGTACGTTCCAGAAACCTGGTCTCTATTCGTTTGTTACAGGCCATCGGTATTCGCCACACCATCCAGCATGCGGTAAAGTTTGGCTTCAACAGGAAACAACTCCCCAGAGATTTGTCACTCTCTCTCGGTAGCGCATCGGTCACACCGATGGAGATGGCTCGTGCCTATAGCGTCTTCTCCAATGGTGGCTTTCGTATTGAACCCTATCTTATTGACGAGATCAGGGATGTTCGCCGCAATATTATATACCAGGCACAAGCCCTGCTCGCCTGCGCTCAATGCTTGATTAATGAAGACACCAGCGAGGGTGAAAAAGAACACCTGCTGATGCGACAGGCACCCACCGCCATTAGCCCGCAAAATGCCTACCAGATCACCAGCATGCTGAACGATGTTATCAAACGCGGCACCGGACGGCGTGCACGCGTATTAAAACGGGGTGATTTATCAGGTAAGACCGGCACCACCAATGACCAGCGCGATGCCTGGTTTTGTGGCTTTAACCGAGAATTGGTCACCACCACATGGGTAGGCTTCGATCAGGTACAACCACTGGGCAACTATGAAACCGGCAGCCGTGCAGCCCTGCCCATGTGGATCAACTATATGCGAGTTGCCTTGCAGGACAGTGCGGAATCCACACTGGATATGCCCGCCGACATGGTGACTGTACGTATTGATCCCAAGACTGGCTTACTAGCCTCCAGTGGCCAAAAAGATGCCATCTTCGAGACCTTCCGCAGCGCATATGTGCCCCGCGTCAGTTACGATGATCGCTCGATAAACGTGGATGACAATGGTGATGATGATCCTTTGTTTTAACAATCAATCGCGTTCTGACAGAGGCACATAATCACGCCGTACGGGCCCTTGATAGAACTGGCGCGGGCGACTAATCCGTTGATTGGGATCAGCCATCATCTCCATCCAGTGCGACACCCAGCCCACCGTCCGCGCAATCGCAAACATCACGGTAAACATATTGGTCGGTATACCCAGGGCGCGATAAATAATCCCGGAGTAGAAATCAACATTAGGATAGAGTTTACGCTTGATAAAGTACTCATCCTCCAGCGCAACCTCTTCCAGGCGCATCGCCAGCCCAAACAAGCGATCATCCGAAGCGCCCATTTTCTCCAACACCTGATGACAAACATCACGAATAATTCGCGCCCTTGGATCATAGTTCTTATAGATGCGGTGACCAAAACCCATTAAACGGAAGGGATCATTACTATCCTTGGCACGCGCAATATACTCAGGAATATTACTGACATCGCCAATATCTTCCAGCATATTCAAAACCGCCTCATTAGCGCCACCATGAGCGGGGCCCCAGAGCGATGAAATACCCGCCGCAATACAAGCAAATGGATCTGCGCCCGAGCTACCCGCCTGCCTTACCGTTGCCGTACTGGCATTCTGCTCATGATCGGCATGTAATATAAACAGGACATCCAACGCATGTTCAGCCAAAGGGTCAACCTGATATTCCTCACAGGGCACCGAAAACATCATGTGCAGGAAGTTACCACAATAACTCAGATCATTACGCGGATAGACCAGAGGTAAACCAATGGTATGGCGATAACAAGCGGCTGCAATAGTGGGCATCTTGGCAACTAGACGATAGGCACTAATCTCACGATGGCGTGGATCACTGATATCTGTTGAATCAAAATAAAACGCCGCCAGTGAACCAACAACCCCGACCATAATGGCCATTGGATGCGCATCATGATAAAAGCCCGAGTAAAAGTGATTCACGTTTTCATTCATCATGGTGTGATGCGTCATGATATGAGTAAATTCTTTCAACGCATCGGCATCCGGCAGCTCACCATGCATCAACAGGTGCGCAACTTCCATGAAATTACTTTTCTCAGCTAATTGTTCAATGGGATAACCGCGATATTCCAAAATCCCCTTTTCACCATCAATATAGGTCAGCTTACTGGTGCAATTGGCGGTAGACAAAAAGCCGGGGTCATAACTTAAACAACCCAATTCCTTGTATAGCCCGGTCAGATTAAGCACATCAGGCCCTTGACTAGCCTGTTGAACTTCCATTTCCACAACCTTATCAGTCTCTGAATCGGTTAGAACAATCTTGCGTTCACTCATACTGCATCCCTCACTATACGATTATCTATTTTCATTAACCCGTCATTCCTGCACAGATGACCATTCAGAAGCGATCTTATCGGTAATATTCAGGAAGAGCCAGTCTGGCAACACCGCTATCCACGGCTGCCCGTGCCACCGCGCGCGGGACACAATCTATTAAACGCGCATCCACTGGCTTGGGAATAATATAGTCCTTGCCGAAAGATAGACTATCGACCGTATAGGCCTGTAGCACCTCGACTGGAACAGGTTCATGCGCCAACTCACGCAGGGCATGTACTGCCGCCATCTGCATCTCCAGATTAATACAACGCGCACGCACATCCAGCGCACCACGAAAAATAAAAGGAAAGCCCAGGACATTATTGACCTGATTGGGGTAATCACTACGTCCGGTTGCCATAATCAGATCGGAACGTACCGCATGTGCCTGCTGTGGATGAATCTCCGGATCAGGATTCGACAAGGCAAAAACCACTGGGTTTGCCGCCATCAACTTCAATGTATCCGGACTCAACAGATCCGGCCCGGATACACCAATAAACACATCCGCACCCTTCATTGCATCAGCCAGGCTGCGACGATCCGTATGTACCGCAAACTCCTGCTTGTATTGATTCAGGTCATCACGTCCATCATGGATAACACCCTTGCGATCCACCATAAACAGATTTTCAGGCTTCGCACCCAGCCCCTTTAACAGACGCATAGAGGCAATCCCCGCCGCCCCGGCACCGAGACAAACAATCCGTGCCTCTGCCAGCGTCTTGCCCTGTATCTCCAACGCATTAAGCAAACCCGCCGAGATAATAATGGCAGTCCCATGCTGATCATCATGGAATACCGGAATATCCAGTTTTTCAGATAATATACGTTCAATTTCAAAACAGTGTGGGGCGGCAATATCCTCCAGATTGATACCACCAAAGGTCGTCGCAATGCGCTCTACCGTGCTAATAAAATCTGCCGGATCAGCGGCATCGACTTCAATATCAAAGACATCAATATTGGCAAAACGCTTGAACAGGACGGCCTTACCTTCCATCACCGGCTT
Coding sequences within it:
- a CDS encoding citrate synthase, which codes for MSERKIVLTDSETDKVVEMEVQQASQGPDVLNLTGLYKELGCLSYDPGFLSTANCTSKLTYIDGEKGILEYRGYPIEQLAEKSNFMEVAHLLMHGELPDADALKEFTHIMTHHTMMNENVNHFYSGFYHDAHPMAIMVGVVGSLAAFYFDSTDISDPRHREISAYRLVAKMPTIAAACYRHTIGLPLVYPRNDLSYCGNFLHMMFSVPCEEYQVDPLAEHALDVLFILHADHEQNASTATVRQAGSSGADPFACIAAGISSLWGPAHGGANEAVLNMLEDIGDVSNIPEYIARAKDSNDPFRLMGFGHRIYKNYDPRARIIRDVCHQVLEKMGASDDRLFGLAMRLEEVALEDEYFIKRKLYPNVDFYSGIIYRALGIPTNMFTVMFAIARTVGWVSHWMEMMADPNQRISRPRQFYQGPVRRDYVPLSERD
- a CDS encoding malate dehydrogenase, with product MSRQAALDYHEFPRPGKIATELTKPCETQQDLALAYTPGVAEPVREIAGDAEQAYRYTGKGNLVAVITDGTAVLGLGNVGALAGKPVMEGKAVLFKRFANIDVFDIEVDAADPADFISTVERIATTFGGINLEDIAAPHCFEIERILSEKLDIPVFHDDQHGTAIIISAGLLNALEIQGKTLAEARIVCLGAGAAGIASMRLLKGLGAKPENLFMVDRKGVIHDGRDDLNQYKQEFAVHTDRRSLADAMKGADVFIGVSGPDLLSPDTLKLMAANPVVFALSNPDPEIHPQQAHAVRSDLIMATGRSDYPNQVNNVLGFPFIFRGALDVRARCINLEMQMAAVHALRELAHEPVPVEVLQAYTVDSLSFGKDYIIPKPVDARLIDCVPRAVARAAVDSGVARLALPEYYR